Sequence from the Rhizobium sp. TH2 genome:
TCCTCCGCCAGGCCAACCAGCGGCATGTCGCGATTTTCACCGGCCGGATGGGCGACCGGCTGACAACGACGCAATGGGCGGCACTAAGCAAGCTGAGGGAAATCCAGCCGAGCTCACAGAACCAGCTCGGCCGCGAAACCGCAATGGATGTCGCCACGATCAAGGGCGTCATCGACCGGCTCGTGGCGCGCGGCTTCGTGCAAACCGCGCCGGACCCCAATGACGGCCGCCGACTCATCCTGTCGCTGACGCCAGAGGGCCAATCCGTGATCGACCGCAATATCGCGACCGCTGCGGCGGTCACTGACGAGACTCTCGCCCCCCTCACCTCCGGCGAGCGCATGATGCTGATCGAACTGCTGCGCAAGATCTGCTGAAGCGGCGCCTCATTCCGCATTGGACAGGCGCAATATTCATTTGCATGCCAATGATTGGTGGCTAAGATATCCGCAATGGGTACGCAAGAAAATAACCCACAGGGGAATGCAGTTTTGTCCGGCCAGTGCGCGCATTCGACGCTGGCATCTGGTGGTTTAGGCGCGAGGTGGTACGCGTGAAGACCCGCCCCCTTAGCCTGAAGGTCAATGGCGAGATGAGAATCATCGACGCTGCACCCGAGACGCCGCTGCTCTACATCCTGCGCAACGACTTCGAACTCAATGGACCGAAATTCGGCTGCGGACTCGGCGAATGCGGCGCCTGCGCGGTACTGGTCGATGGCCGTGCCGTGCGATCCTGCACACTCAGTTGCCAGGCCGTGGAGAACCGCGAGATTGTAACGCTCGAGGGCCTCGGCACGGCGGCCGATCCACACCCCGTGCAGCAAGCCTTCATCGAAATGCAGGCCGCCCAATGCGGCTACTGTCTCAATGGCATGATCATCGCCACCACGGGCCTACTCATACGAAACGTCGATCCCAGCGAGACGGAGATCAGGGCGGCTCTCGCGCGCCAACTCTGTCGCTGCGGCACCCATGTCGAGATCCTGGCGGCGGCCCGCCGGGCAGCCGAACTGATGAGGGCCGCGTCATGACCGGCCCGCGCGAAAAACCGCTCGAACATTATCTCGATGCGCCCGATATCCTGCTGGTCATCCGGCCGGGAACATCGAACCGCCCCGAAATCCATCTTGCTTTGCATGCCGATGGCACGGTGACCGCCTTTTGCGGCCATGTCGATCTCGGCACCGGCATCCGCACCGCGCTCGCCCAGATCGTCGCCGAGGAACTGGATGTCGATTTCGACAGCGTCGCGATGGTTCTCGGAACCACCTCCGCAACGTCCGACCAGGGTCCGACCATTGCAAGCGAGACGATACAGGTGACGGCGATCCCGCTGCGGCAGGCAGCCGCCACGGCCCGGCAACATCTGCTGGTGGAAGCATCAAAGCTGCGCGATGTCGGTATCGGCAAGTTCATTATTGAAAGCGGCGTCATCCGCCATGACGATTGGTCGATACACTTCGGCGAACTGATCACCGGCCGGCATGAACGGATAGAACTCGACAGCACGATCGGCTTGAAGGCCGTCGAGGCCTATCGCATTGTCGGCAAGCCGCAACGCCGCAACGACATCGCCGCTAAGGCATCCGGCGATTGGACCTATGTACACGATATTCGCGTGCCCGGCATGCTGCACGGCCGCGTTATCCGTCCGCCCCATGCCGGCTTCGACCATGGCGAGATGGTGGGCAGGAGCCTGATCTCCGTCGATGAAAGCTCGGTCGCCGCCATCCCGGGCTTCGTCGCCGTCGTCACCGAAGGCGATTTCGTCGGCGTCGTCGCGACCCGCGAGGAAAACGCCATCGAGGCGATGAAGCGCTTGAAAGTGCTCTGGCGCGAACAGCCCGAGCGGCCGGACCTCAACGACGTGGAAGCTTCGCTGCGCGATGGCCCCAAGGAGAAAACTCGTCTTTTGAAAGAGACTGGCGACGTCGAAGGCGGCCTCGCCGGCGCATCGCCGTCCATGAACCGGACCTATGTCTGGCCTTATCAGATGCATGGATCGATCGGCCCTTCCTGCGCGGTCGCTGATTGGGCCGATGGCGAACTCGTCGTGTGGTCCGGCACCCAGAACCCGCACTGGATGCGCCGCGATCTCGCCCAGCTCCTCGATATGCCGGAGGAGCAAATCGTGGTCGAGCGGCTGGAAGCGGCCGGCTGCTACGGTCGCAATTGCTCCGATGATGTGACCGCCGACGCGGCCCTGCTCTCGCGCGCCGTCGGCCGGCCCGTCCGCGTCCAGCTCACCCGCGAGCAGGAGCATGGCTGGGAACCGAAGGGCGCGGGCCAGATCATCGATATCAGGGGTGGCCTTGACCTCGAAGGCGGTCCTGCAGGTTACGATTTCGAGACGCGCTACCCATCGAACCTCGCCCCGACGCTCGCCCTGATCCTGACCGGCAAGGTGACGGGCAACATGACCTCCGAAATGGGCGACCGCACCGCAATCCCGCCCTACGCCTTCGGCAACATGCGCGTGCAGGTGCACGACATGCCACCGATCGCCCGCGCCTCGTGGTTTCGCGGCGTCTCTGCCATGCCGAATTCCTTTGCGCATGAGAGTTTCATCGATGAACTGGCAGCGGCCGCCGGCGTCGACCCCGTCGAGTACCGGCTAAGGTACCTGACCGACAACCGCGCGATCGATCTCGTCCGCGCCACGACCGAGCGCGCCAAGTGGACGCCACGTACCCGCTGGGGCACCGAGGGTGGCGAAGATGACCTGCTCTATGGTCGCGGCTTTGCCTATGCGCTCTATGTCCACGGTCGGTTTCCGGGCACCCCCGCTGCATGGTCGGCCTGGGTAGCGGATGTCGCGGTCAACAAGCGCACCGGCGAGATCACCATCACCCGCATCACGGTCGGCCAGGACACCGGCATGATGGTCAATCCGGAAGGCGTGCGCCACCAGATCCATGGCAACGTCATCCAGTCGATCAGCCGTGTGCTGAAGGAGAAGGTGGATTTCTCCAAGACCCAGGTTGAGAGCGTCGAATGGGGCGGATACCCGATCATCACCTTCCCCGAGGTGCCCGAGATCGACGTGCTGATGATGGAGCGGCAACTGGAAGAACCGCGCGGCGCCGGCGAATCCGCCTCGGTGCCGAGTGCCGCGGCCATCGTCAACGCGGTCTATGACGCGACCGGCATCCGCTTCCGTGAACTGCCGCTGACGCCCGACCGGATCCTCGAGGCACTTGAAGGCCGCAAGCGCGACAAGGCGATATCAGGACCGGCCAAGACGAAGCGCAGATGGCGCTGGGGACTCGGCATCACGGGACTCGCAGGCATCACCGCCGGCGGACTGGCCGTCATGTCGCCCATCCGCCCCGCCATTCCTGAGATCGCGCGACCCGATCCGGCCGCTTTCAGCGCAGCGACGATCGAGCGCGGACGATTGGCCGCCGCTGCCGGTGCCTGCAATACTTGCCATGTCGGTAGCGACGGGACGCCGTTCGCGGGCGGTCGCGCGTTCGAGACGCCATTCGGCACCGTCTATGCCACCAACATCTCGCCTGAAACGAAGACCGGCATCGGGGCCTGGTCCTATCCCGCCTTCGAGCGCGCCATGCGCCAGGGCGTCCATCGCGACGGCAGCCACCTCTACCCCGTCCATCCCTATACAAGCTTCGTCAATGCCGATGAGGCCGATATCCAGGCGCTCTACGCCTATCTAATGGCCGAGACGCCAGCCGCCAATGCGCCGCCGGAATCGAAACTCACCTTCCCCTTTAACATCCGGGGGCTAATGGCCGGCTGGAACACGCTGTTCCTGCGCCAGACGTCAGTCACAGACGCGACGAAGAGCGAGGCGTGGAACCGTGGCGCCTATCTGGTCGAGGGCCTCGGCCATTGCTCGGCCTGTCACACGGAACGCAATGTTCTGGGCGCGGAGCTCACCGGCACCGCCCATCTCGCCGGCGGCTTCGCCGAGGGCTGGGAAGCGCCGGCGATCCTTGGAAGCAGCAAAGGGCCGGTCGGTTGGACGGAACAGGCGCTCTACGACTACCTTCGGGACGGCCATTCCAGCGATCACGGCAGTGCCAATGGCCCCATGATGCATGTCGTGCAATCGCTCGCGGCGCTGCCTGATGACGACATCCGCGCGATGGCGGTCTATCTCTCGGGCACGGTGTCCGACGAAATAGCAACACAGCAGAAGGCGGCTGCCATTATGGCATCGAACGACGCCGTATCCGCCGCCGCGATCGCCAACCCTGGAGGCGCCCGCATTTTCGACGGCGCCTGCAGCGCCTGCCATGCCGACGGCACACCGCTTGCCAGCCTGGCGCTGAACAGCAATCTCCACAGCGACCGGCCCGACAACATGTTGCAGGCGATCCTGAATGGTGCAAATGCCCCCGCGCTTCTGGCGAGGCAAGTGAAGGCCGATGATTTGGAGATCATGTCGATGCCGGCCTTCAAGGACAGTTTCAGCGATCGGCAACTGGCTGATCTCGCGGGATATTTGCGAGCTAGATTTGCGCCAGGCAAAGCGCAATGGGATGGTTTGCAGGATACCGCAACACGAGTGCGGAGTAGCGGCCATTGAGGGTCGAGGATCAAACATCACCCCCCTCTGTCCTGCCGGACATCTCCCCCTCAAGGGGGGAGATCGGATGGAGCGGGCGCCCCGCCCTTTCCTTTGACGCTGGCTACCCAGAACTCGACGCCAATCGGACGGTGGGCGGTTGCCGCTTGCCGATCTCACCCCTTGAGGGGGAGATGTCCGGCAGGACAGAAGGGGGTGTGCGCAGACTGCCAGCGGCGGCCATTACCCTGCTCTTTCTGA
This genomic interval carries:
- a CDS encoding MarR family winged helix-turn-helix transcriptional regulator, producing MEQQEETAEERSEYRVDQQIGFFLRQANQRHVAIFTGRMGDRLTTTQWAALSKLREIQPSSQNQLGRETAMDVATIKGVIDRLVARGFVQTAPDPNDGRRLILSLTPEGQSVIDRNIATAAAVTDETLAPLTSGERMMLIELLRKIC
- a CDS encoding (2Fe-2S)-binding protein, with protein sequence MRIIDAAPETPLLYILRNDFELNGPKFGCGLGECGACAVLVDGRAVRSCTLSCQAVENREIVTLEGLGTAADPHPVQQAFIEMQAAQCGYCLNGMIIATTGLLIRNVDPSETEIRAALARQLCRCGTHVEILAAARRAAELMRAAS
- a CDS encoding molybdopterin cofactor-binding domain-containing protein; this translates as MTGPREKPLEHYLDAPDILLVIRPGTSNRPEIHLALHADGTVTAFCGHVDLGTGIRTALAQIVAEELDVDFDSVAMVLGTTSATSDQGPTIASETIQVTAIPLRQAAATARQHLLVEASKLRDVGIGKFIIESGVIRHDDWSIHFGELITGRHERIELDSTIGLKAVEAYRIVGKPQRRNDIAAKASGDWTYVHDIRVPGMLHGRVIRPPHAGFDHGEMVGRSLISVDESSVAAIPGFVAVVTEGDFVGVVATREENAIEAMKRLKVLWREQPERPDLNDVEASLRDGPKEKTRLLKETGDVEGGLAGASPSMNRTYVWPYQMHGSIGPSCAVADWADGELVVWSGTQNPHWMRRDLAQLLDMPEEQIVVERLEAAGCYGRNCSDDVTADAALLSRAVGRPVRVQLTREQEHGWEPKGAGQIIDIRGGLDLEGGPAGYDFETRYPSNLAPTLALILTGKVTGNMTSEMGDRTAIPPYAFGNMRVQVHDMPPIARASWFRGVSAMPNSFAHESFIDELAAAAGVDPVEYRLRYLTDNRAIDLVRATTERAKWTPRTRWGTEGGEDDLLYGRGFAYALYVHGRFPGTPAAWSAWVADVAVNKRTGEITITRITVGQDTGMMVNPEGVRHQIHGNVIQSISRVLKEKVDFSKTQVESVEWGGYPIITFPEVPEIDVLMMERQLEEPRGAGESASVPSAAAIVNAVYDATGIRFRELPLTPDRILEALEGRKRDKAISGPAKTKRRWRWGLGITGLAGITAGGLAVMSPIRPAIPEIARPDPAAFSAATIERGRLAAAAGACNTCHVGSDGTPFAGGRAFETPFGTVYATNISPETKTGIGAWSYPAFERAMRQGVHRDGSHLYPVHPYTSFVNADEADIQALYAYLMAETPAANAPPESKLTFPFNIRGLMAGWNTLFLRQTSVTDATKSEAWNRGAYLVEGLGHCSACHTERNVLGAELTGTAHLAGGFAEGWEAPAILGSSKGPVGWTEQALYDYLRDGHSSDHGSANGPMMHVVQSLAALPDDDIRAMAVYLSGTVSDEIATQQKAAAIMASNDAVSAAAIANPGGARIFDGACSACHADGTPLASLALNSNLHSDRPDNMLQAILNGANAPALLARQVKADDLEIMSMPAFKDSFSDRQLADLAGYLRARFAPGKAQWDGLQDTATRVRSSGH